A genomic segment from [Flavobacterium] thermophilum encodes:
- a CDS encoding Protein of uncharacterised function (DUF2768) yields MSPALAKMWIAIASMVFMFISVGFIYLSRYKLKIRWLRFLLAVIAYVLLILAGIIIIFVVFSGPTPQ; encoded by the coding sequence ATGTCACCGGCTTTAGCGAAAATGTGGATCGCCATCGCCTCAATGGTGTTCATGTTTATTTCCGTCGGTTTCATTTATTTGAGCCGCTACAAGCTCAAGATTCGCTGGCTTCGCTTTTTGCTGGCGGTTATCGCTTACGTCCTGTTGATTCTCGCTGGCATCATCATTATTTTTGTCGTGTTCAGCGGACCGACGCCGCAATAG
- the gpsA gene encoding Glycerol-3-phosphate dehydrogenase [NAD(P)+], producing the protein MENIAVLGAGSWGTALALVLADNGHRVRLWGQRAEQIEEINKRRTNEKYLPGVRLPEAIIGYHDLCAALDGVSVTVLAVPTKAIRGVLQKARACLAAPVTVVAVSKGIEPGTHKRVSEIVAEEMGEWLEDVVVLSGPSHAEEVVLRHPTTVAVSSPNMEAAQRIQDLFMNHHYFRVYTNPDLVGVEVGGALKNIIALAAGISDGLGYGDNAKAALITRGLAEIARLGCALGANPLTFSGLAGVGDLIVTCTSTHSRNWRAGYMLGQGKKLDEVLESMGMVVEGVRTTKAAYELGGELGVKMPITEALYEVLFEGKEPKEAVDSLMARGKKQEMDDVMNIFAEP; encoded by the coding sequence ATGGAGAACATCGCTGTATTGGGCGCCGGAAGCTGGGGGACGGCGCTGGCGCTCGTTCTGGCTGACAACGGGCACCGCGTTCGGCTTTGGGGGCAGCGGGCTGAACAGATCGAGGAAATCAACAAACGGCGGACGAATGAAAAATATTTGCCGGGCGTCCGCCTGCCGGAAGCGATCATCGGTTATCATGATCTTTGCGCTGCGCTCGACGGCGTGTCCGTAACGGTGCTCGCTGTGCCGACAAAGGCGATCCGCGGCGTGCTGCAAAAAGCGCGCGCGTGCCTGGCGGCGCCGGTCACCGTGGTCGCCGTCAGCAAAGGCATCGAGCCGGGGACGCACAAGCGCGTATCGGAAATTGTCGCTGAGGAAATGGGCGAATGGCTGGAAGACGTTGTCGTTCTTTCGGGGCCGAGCCATGCGGAAGAAGTGGTGCTCCGCCATCCGACGACGGTGGCGGTGTCATCGCCGAATATGGAAGCGGCGCAGCGCATTCAAGATCTATTTATGAACCATCACTATTTCCGCGTGTATACGAACCCGGATTTAGTCGGTGTCGAAGTCGGCGGGGCGCTGAAAAACATCATCGCCTTGGCCGCCGGCATCAGCGACGGGCTCGGCTACGGGGATAATGCGAAAGCAGCCCTCATCACAAGAGGGTTGGCCGAGATTGCCCGGCTCGGCTGCGCGCTTGGCGCCAACCCGCTCACCTTTTCCGGGCTGGCCGGAGTCGGCGACTTGATTGTCACGTGCACAAGCACCCATTCCCGCAACTGGCGGGCCGGTTATATGCTTGGCCAAGGAAAAAAACTTGACGAGGTGCTCGAAAGCATGGGGATGGTTGTCGAAGGGGTGCGGACGACAAAAGCGGCGTACGAGCTGGGGGGAGAACTCGGCGTCAAAATGCCGATTACCGAGGCGCTCTATGAAGTCTTGTTCGAAGGGAAAGAGCCGAAAGAAGCAGTCGATTCGCTCATGGCGCGCGGAAAAAAGCAGGAAATGGACGATGTCATGAACATTTTTGCCGAGCCGTAA
- the der gene encoding GTP-binding protein EngA, with protein MANPVVAIVGRPNVGKSTIFNRIVGERISIVEDVPGVTRDRIYSSAEWLNHTFYLIDTGGIDIGDEPLLVQIRQQAEIAIDEADVIIFMTNGRDGVTAADEEVAKLLRRSNKPVVLAVNKIDNPEMRDLIYDFYALGFGEPYPISGAHGTGLGDLLDAVVRHFPKGAAEEYEEDVIKFCLIGRPNVGKSSLVNAILGEERVIVSDIAGTTRDAVDTSFVREGQEYVIIDTAGMRKRGKIYESTEKYSVLRALRAIERSDVVLVVLNAEEGILEQDKKIAGYAHEAGRGVILVVNKWDAIEKDDKTMAEFERKIRDHFPFLDYAPILFVSAKTKQRLHKLLPLVQLVSDNHAMRVQTNVLNEVIMDAVAMNPTPTHNGKRLKIYYMTQVAVKPPTFVAFVNDPELMHFSYERFLENRIRDAFGFEGTPIKIIARPRK; from the coding sequence ATGGCAAATCCAGTTGTGGCGATTGTCGGCCGTCCGAATGTGGGGAAATCAACGATTTTCAACCGCATTGTCGGAGAGCGCATTTCCATTGTGGAAGACGTGCCTGGGGTGACGCGCGACCGCATTTACAGCAGCGCCGAATGGCTGAACCATACATTTTACTTAATCGACACCGGCGGCATCGACATCGGCGATGAGCCGTTGCTCGTGCAAATCCGCCAGCAGGCGGAAATAGCCATTGATGAGGCGGATGTCATCATCTTTATGACGAACGGCCGCGACGGTGTGACTGCGGCTGATGAAGAGGTGGCCAAGCTGCTCCGCCGGTCGAACAAGCCGGTCGTGCTCGCCGTGAACAAAATCGACAATCCGGAAATGCGTGATTTGATTTACGACTTTTACGCGCTTGGATTCGGGGAGCCGTATCCGATTTCCGGGGCGCACGGGACGGGGCTTGGCGATTTGCTTGACGCCGTCGTCCGCCATTTTCCAAAAGGGGCCGCCGAAGAGTATGAAGAGGACGTGATTAAGTTTTGCCTCATCGGCCGTCCGAATGTCGGCAAATCGTCGCTTGTCAACGCCATCTTAGGGGAAGAGCGGGTCATTGTCAGCGACATTGCCGGGACGACAAGGGATGCGGTGGACACGTCGTTTGTGCGTGAAGGGCAGGAATATGTTATTATTGATACGGCAGGAATGCGCAAACGCGGAAAAATTTACGAAAGCACGGAAAAATACAGCGTGCTGCGCGCGTTGCGGGCCATTGAACGGTCGGATGTCGTTCTTGTCGTGCTAAACGCCGAAGAAGGCATTCTCGAGCAAGATAAAAAAATCGCTGGCTATGCGCATGAAGCCGGGCGCGGGGTGATTCTCGTCGTCAACAAATGGGACGCCATCGAAAAGGATGACAAAACGATGGCTGAATTTGAGCGGAAGATTCGCGATCACTTCCCATTTTTGGACTATGCCCCGATTTTATTTGTGTCGGCGAAGACGAAACAGCGGCTCCATAAGCTGCTGCCGCTCGTGCAGCTTGTCAGCGACAACCATGCGATGCGCGTTCAGACGAACGTGCTCAATGAAGTGATTATGGATGCGGTGGCGATGAACCCGACGCCGACGCATAACGGCAAGCGCTTGAAAATTTATTATATGACGCAAGTCGCCGTCAAGCCGCCGACGTTCGTCGCCTTTGTCAACGATCCGGAATTGATGCACTTTTCGTACGAACGATTTTTGGAAAACCGCATCCGCGATGCGTTTGGCTTCGAGGGTACACCGATCAAAATCATCGCCCGCCCGCGGAAATAA
- the ypfD gene encoding 30S ribosomal protein S1 homolog: MTEEMNVQVNVYGVGDIVRGKVVKLEDKQVLVEVENSKQNGIIPISELSNLHIEKPSDAVAVGDEVTAKVKKVEEGKDGEEGLLILSKKAVDAERAWEELERKFANGEAFETVIKDIVKGGLVADVGVRGFIPASLVEPHYVEDFSDYKGKTLAVKVVELDREKNRVILSHRAVVEEEQERQQKELLSRIEPGQVLEGVVRRIADFGVFVDVGGFDGLVHISQLSHTRVAHPSEAVKEGDAVKVKVLAVDPENGRLSLSIKEALPGPWEGISEKVKPGDVVTGTVKRLASFGAFVEIFPGVEGLVHVSQIANRRIGSPHEVLKEGDEVKAKVLDVNEAEHRISLSIRALLEEETAAPAEDYSQYTKTAESRGFQLGEVIGEQLKKLK, encoded by the coding sequence ATGACAGAAGAAATGAATGTGCAAGTGAATGTGTATGGAGTGGGCGATATCGTCCGCGGCAAAGTGGTGAAGCTTGAGGACAAGCAAGTGCTTGTCGAAGTCGAAAACAGCAAGCAAAATGGCATCATCCCAATCAGCGAGCTGTCGAATTTGCATATCGAGAAGCCGAGCGATGCCGTTGCCGTTGGGGATGAAGTGACGGCGAAAGTCAAAAAAGTGGAAGAAGGCAAAGACGGGGAAGAAGGGCTGCTCATTTTATCGAAAAAGGCAGTCGATGCCGAGCGGGCGTGGGAAGAGCTTGAGCGCAAGTTCGCAAACGGCGAGGCGTTCGAAACGGTCATCAAAGACATCGTCAAAGGCGGGCTTGTCGCCGATGTCGGCGTGCGCGGCTTCATTCCGGCGTCGCTTGTTGAACCGCACTATGTTGAAGATTTTTCCGATTACAAAGGAAAAACGCTCGCCGTCAAAGTGGTGGAGCTCGACCGCGAGAAAAACCGCGTCATTTTGTCGCACCGCGCTGTTGTTGAGGAAGAGCAAGAGCGGCAGCAGAAAGAGCTGCTTTCCCGCATTGAGCCGGGCCAAGTGCTCGAGGGCGTCGTCCGCCGCATTGCCGATTTCGGCGTCTTTGTCGATGTCGGCGGGTTTGATGGGCTCGTACATATTTCCCAGCTTTCCCATACGCGTGTCGCCCATCCGTCCGAGGCGGTGAAAGAAGGCGATGCGGTGAAAGTGAAAGTGCTGGCCGTCGACCCGGAGAACGGGCGTCTGTCATTGTCCATCAAAGAGGCGCTTCCGGGTCCGTGGGAAGGCATCAGCGAAAAAGTGAAGCCGGGCGATGTCGTCACCGGGACTGTGAAGCGGCTTGCTTCATTCGGCGCGTTCGTGGAGATTTTCCCGGGCGTCGAAGGATTGGTCCACGTATCGCAAATTGCCAACCGCCGCATCGGTTCGCCGCATGAAGTGCTGAAAGAAGGCGATGAAGTGAAAGCGAAAGTGCTCGATGTCAACGAGGCCGAGCACCGCATTTCCTTAAGCATCCGCGCGCTGCTTGAGGAAGAAACGGCCGCTCCGGCGGAAGATTACAGCCAGTATACGAAAACGGCGGAATCGCGCGGCTTCCAGCTCGGCGAAGTGATCGGCGAGCAGTTGAAAAAATTGAAATAA
- the plsC gene encoding 1-acyl-sn-glycerol-3-phosphate acyltransferase, translated as MDFYSFAKGAVKSILTPLYRIQTIGVDRFPKEGAVLLCANHISNLDPLVVGITAPRPIRFMAKEELFHTPIVKTLVKQLHAFPVKRGMNDRQALRTGLEVLKNGEVLGIFPEGTRSKDGRLKKALPGVGFFALRTDAAVVPCAIIGPYRPFVPLKVVYGAPIDMAPLRARKASPEEAADYIMDHIRQLLEQHQ; from the coding sequence GTGGATTTTTATTCATTCGCCAAGGGAGCGGTAAAAAGCATATTAACTCCTTTGTACCGCATTCAAACGATCGGGGTTGACCGCTTTCCAAAAGAAGGCGCGGTGCTTCTTTGCGCCAACCATATCAGCAACCTAGATCCGCTGGTCGTCGGCATTACGGCGCCGCGGCCGATTCGGTTTATGGCAAAAGAGGAGCTGTTTCACACCCCCATCGTGAAAACGCTCGTCAAACAATTGCATGCCTTTCCGGTCAAACGAGGCATGAACGACCGCCAGGCGCTGCGCACCGGGTTGGAAGTGCTGAAAAACGGTGAAGTGCTCGGCATTTTTCCCGAGGGGACGCGCAGCAAAGATGGCCGGCTGAAAAAGGCGCTGCCCGGCGTCGGCTTTTTCGCTTTGCGCACCGATGCGGCTGTCGTTCCATGTGCGATCATTGGCCCGTACCGGCCGTTTGTGCCGCTCAAAGTCGTGTACGGGGCGCCGATTGATATGGCGCCGCTGCGCGCGCGGAAGGCGAGCCCGGAGGAGGCGGCCGACTACATTATGGATCATATCCGCCAACTGCTTGAACAACATCAGTAA
- the cmk gene encoding Cytidylate kinase: MKQRINIAIDGPAAAGKSTVAKLIARRLSYVYIDTGAMYRALTYRALQCGVDVHDEQALLSLLRHTHIELQPSPQGQLVFVNGEDVTDIIRGEAVTNAVSFVAQHPLVREEMVARQRAMAKGGGVVMDGRDIGTNVLPNAEVKIFLKASVEERARRRHEENIARGFPSDFETLKEEIARRDRLDSERETAPLRKAPDAVEIDTTSLSVEEVAARIMEVVNERIG; encoded by the coding sequence ATGAAACAACGGATTAACATCGCCATTGACGGACCTGCGGCTGCCGGAAAAAGCACGGTTGCCAAACTGATCGCCCGCCGCCTCTCCTACGTGTATATTGATACGGGCGCGATGTACCGCGCGCTGACGTACCGGGCGCTCCAATGCGGCGTCGATGTCCATGATGAGCAAGCGCTCTTGTCGCTCCTTCGCCATACGCATATTGAACTGCAGCCTTCGCCGCAAGGGCAGCTCGTGTTTGTCAACGGCGAAGACGTCACGGACATCATTCGCGGCGAGGCGGTGACGAATGCGGTGTCGTTCGTCGCCCAGCATCCGCTGGTGCGCGAGGAGATGGTCGCCCGCCAGCGCGCCATGGCCAAAGGCGGCGGCGTCGTCATGGATGGGCGCGACATCGGAACGAACGTGCTGCCGAATGCCGAGGTGAAAATTTTCTTAAAAGCTTCCGTTGAGGAGCGGGCGCGGCGCCGACATGAGGAAAACATCGCCCGCGGCTTTCCGTCCGACTTCGAAACGTTGAAAGAAGAGATCGCCCGCCGCGACCGCCTTGACTCGGAGCGGGAAACGGCGCCGCTGCGCAAGGCGCCGGATGCCGTGGAAATCGACACGACGTCGTTGTCGGTCGAAGAAGTGGCGGCGCGCATTATGGAAGTTGTCAACGAAAGGATTGGATGA
- a CDS encoding Predicted glycosyltransferase, with amino-acid sequence MMIKIGDPIRLEPLDGSARQYRSKVLAVDGGAIHIGYPVDEQTGKTVYLLNGMQFKASFVSQEGTLYMFDTEVKGKVRDPLPMVVLDYRGDEYVIRIQRRRYVRVKANVDAAVHPLDGEFAPFVTMTVDISAGGAALLIPPTHAPLLRPGMSVELWLVLTMRSGDCHYVRTKATVVRMAVDEHSGARMSVEFAGLASQDRVRLIRYSFERQLEEKRRE; translated from the coding sequence ATGATGATCAAAATTGGGGATCCGATTCGGCTCGAGCCGCTTGATGGCTCGGCACGCCAATACCGAAGCAAAGTGCTTGCCGTCGACGGCGGGGCGATCCATATTGGCTACCCCGTTGACGAGCAGACGGGAAAAACAGTGTATTTGTTAAACGGGATGCAGTTTAAAGCAAGTTTTGTCAGCCAAGAAGGAACGTTATACATGTTTGACACCGAAGTAAAAGGGAAAGTGCGCGATCCGCTGCCAATGGTGGTCTTGGACTACCGGGGCGACGAATATGTCATCCGCATTCAGCGCCGTCGCTATGTGCGGGTGAAAGCGAATGTTGACGCCGCTGTCCACCCGCTTGACGGCGAGTTTGCCCCGTTTGTGACGATGACAGTCGATATTAGCGCAGGCGGGGCCGCCCTTCTCATTCCGCCGACGCACGCGCCGCTTCTGCGCCCCGGCATGTCGGTCGAGCTTTGGCTCGTGCTGACGATGCGCTCCGGCGACTGCCATTATGTGCGCACGAAGGCGACGGTCGTCCGCATGGCTGTCGACGAGCACAGCGGGGCGAGAATGTCGGTCGAGTTTGCCGGCCTCGCCTCGCAAGATCGCGTCCGGCTCATCCGCTACAGCTTCGAACGGCAGCTTGAAGAGAAGAGAAGGGAATAA
- the ypeB gene encoding PSPA12 — translation MLRTILIAVLAVAVIGTGYWGYREHQEKNAILIHAENNYQRAFHDLAYQIDLLHDKLGATLAMNSHASLSPALAEIWKIASEAHSDVGQLPLSLLPFNKTQEFLSQIGEFTYRTAVRDLQEEPLTKEEYKTLQGLYKSAGAIRQELRNVQHLVLENNLRWMDVELALATNDQKEDNIIIDGFKAVEKNVDTFSSSSEFGPSFIGLANEEKGFVRAKGRPVSKDEAKRIARDFLGLKGTEKIKVTESGKGADERFYSLTIHDPKTKGDIYMDITKNGGYPIWVLNSRPVGKPTISLHEAANRGMAFLKRHKFTGFELYDSTQYDNVAVLTFVKSENGVRIYPEAIQMKVALDNGHVVGFTARDYLSSSIPRPLPKPAITAEEVKKKLNPHLKVMEQRQAVIMNDLQKPVLCYEFLGTLGDDTYQLFMNASTGIEEKVEKLESVEPNYE, via the coding sequence ATGCTGCGAACGATCTTGATCGCCGTGCTGGCTGTGGCGGTCATCGGCACCGGTTATTGGGGCTACCGCGAGCATCAGGAGAAAAATGCGATCTTGATTCATGCGGAAAACAACTATCAGCGCGCCTTTCACGATCTGGCCTATCAAATTGACTTGCTTCACGATAAACTGGGCGCCACGCTGGCGATGAACTCGCATGCGTCATTGTCGCCGGCGCTCGCTGAAATATGGAAAATTGCCTCGGAAGCCCATTCCGATGTCGGCCAGCTGCCGCTGTCGCTTTTGCCGTTTAACAAAACGCAAGAATTTTTGTCGCAAATCGGTGAATTCACCTACCGGACCGCAGTGCGTGATTTGCAAGAGGAGCCGTTGACAAAAGAAGAGTATAAGACGCTGCAAGGGCTGTATAAAAGTGCCGGGGCGATCCGCCAAGAGCTGCGCAATGTGCAGCATTTAGTCTTGGAAAACAATTTGCGCTGGATGGACGTCGAACTGGCGCTGGCAACGAACGATCAAAAAGAAGACAACATCATCATTGACGGCTTCAAAGCGGTCGAAAAAAATGTTGATACGTTCTCAAGTTCGTCCGAGTTTGGTCCGTCATTCATCGGCCTGGCCAACGAGGAAAAAGGGTTCGTCCGCGCGAAGGGCCGCCCGGTTTCCAAAGATGAAGCAAAGCGGATCGCACGCGATTTTCTCGGCTTGAAAGGAACGGAGAAGATCAAGGTGACGGAAAGCGGCAAAGGGGCCGACGAACGCTTTTACAGTTTGACGATTCACGATCCGAAAACAAAAGGCGATATTTACATGGATATAACGAAAAACGGCGGCTATCCGATTTGGGTGTTAAACAGCCGGCCGGTTGGCAAACCGACGATCAGCCTGCATGAGGCGGCCAACCGCGGAATGGCGTTTTTGAAGCGGCACAAATTCACCGGGTTTGAGCTGTATGACAGCACACAGTACGATAACGTCGCCGTGCTCACGTTTGTGAAAAGCGAAAACGGCGTCCGCATCTACCCGGAAGCGATCCAAATGAAAGTGGCGCTTGACAACGGCCATGTCGTCGGCTTTACGGCGCGCGACTATTTGTCGTCGTCCATCCCGCGCCCGCTGCCGAAACCGGCGATCACTGCCGAAGAAGTGAAGAAAAAGTTGAATCCGCATCTAAAGGTAATGGAACAGCGCCAGGCGGTCATTATGAACGACTTGCAAAAGCCAGTGCTTTGCTACGAGTTTTTAGGGACGCTCGGCGATGATACGTACCAGCTGTTTATGAACGCGTCAACCGGCATAGAGGAAAAAGTGGAAAAGCTTGAAAGCGTCGAACCGAATTACGAATGA
- the sleB_3 gene encoding Spore cortex-lytic enzyme precursor, which yields MARNLVMLMLVGLMAWMHPAGHAAAFSPQVIQRGAVGDDVIELQARLQYLGFYNGKIDGVFGWRTYWALRNFQYEYGLPVDGLAGAETKRKLVNASKYYESFVKEQIRQGNEFTHYGGIPLSQQVKKRGGGGERTAKTTASNVPKGFSQNDIRLMANAVYGEARGEPYIGQVAVAAVILNRLEHPSFPDTVAGVIFQPGAFTAVADGQIWLTPNETAKKAVLDAINGWDPTGGAIYYFNPATATSAWIWSRPQIKRIGNHIFCK from the coding sequence ATGGCAAGGAATTTGGTCATGCTCATGTTGGTCGGCCTAATGGCATGGATGCATCCGGCCGGCCATGCGGCCGCTTTTTCCCCGCAAGTGATTCAGCGCGGAGCGGTTGGCGATGATGTCATTGAATTGCAGGCGCGGCTGCAGTATCTCGGCTTTTACAACGGGAAGATTGACGGCGTGTTCGGCTGGCGCACGTATTGGGCGCTGCGCAATTTTCAATACGAATATGGACTGCCGGTCGATGGGCTGGCCGGCGCCGAGACGAAGCGAAAGCTTGTAAACGCATCGAAATATTACGAGTCGTTTGTGAAAGAGCAAATCCGTCAAGGGAACGAGTTCACCCATTACGGCGGCATTCCGCTCAGCCAGCAGGTGAAAAAACGCGGCGGAGGCGGCGAGCGAACGGCGAAAACGACAGCATCCAATGTGCCGAAAGGGTTTTCGCAAAACGACATTCGGCTCATGGCGAACGCTGTCTACGGCGAGGCGCGCGGCGAGCCGTACATCGGGCAAGTAGCCGTCGCGGCCGTCATTTTGAATCGGCTCGAACACCCGTCGTTTCCGGACACGGTTGCCGGGGTGATCTTTCAGCCTGGGGCGTTCACCGCAGTGGCCGACGGACAAATTTGGCTGACGCCGAACGAAACGGCGAAAAAAGCGGTGCTCGATGCCATCAACGGCTGGGACCCGACCGGCGGGGCCATTTACTACTTTAATCCGGCGACGGCGACAAGCGCTTGGATTTGGAGCCGGCCGCAAATCAAACGGATCGGCAACCATATTTTCTGCAAATAA
- the prsW gene encoding Protease prsW: MFSLISAGVAPGVALLSYFYLKDEYEAEPLSFVLRMFFFGALLVFPIMFIEYVLAAERIVSSPAAEAFFSAALLEEFVKWFVVYFFVYDHDEFDEPYDGIVYSASVSLGFATLENILYLLANGVDTAIARALLPVSSHALFAVIMGFYFGKAKFAGRKRHYYLWASFLLPFFLHGVYDWILLAQKQWGYYMGPFMLILWWVALRKVKQAKESVRIEKMPSVKSQA; this comes from the coding sequence ATGTTTTCGTTGATTTCTGCCGGCGTCGCCCCCGGGGTGGCGCTGCTCAGCTATTTTTATTTAAAGGACGAGTATGAGGCCGAGCCGCTCTCCTTTGTGCTGCGCATGTTTTTTTTCGGCGCCTTGCTCGTTTTTCCGATCATGTTTATTGAGTATGTGCTCGCTGCTGAAAGAATCGTCTCTTCGCCGGCCGCCGAGGCGTTTTTCTCGGCGGCGCTGCTTGAGGAGTTCGTCAAATGGTTTGTCGTCTATTTTTTTGTCTACGACCATGACGAATTTGATGAGCCGTATGACGGCATTGTGTACAGCGCCAGCGTTTCGCTGGGATTTGCGACGCTTGAAAACATTTTGTATTTGCTCGCCAACGGAGTGGACACGGCAATCGCCCGGGCGCTCTTGCCGGTCTCAAGCCATGCCCTGTTTGCCGTCATTATGGGGTTTTATTTTGGCAAAGCCAAATTTGCCGGCCGAAAGCGCCACTATTATTTGTGGGCGTCGTTTTTGCTGCCGTTTTTCCTTCACGGCGTTTACGACTGGATTCTGCTCGCCCAAAAGCAGTGGGGGTATTACATGGGGCCGTTCATGCTCATCTTATGGTGGGTGGCGTTGCGCAAAGTGAAACAAGCGAAAGAATCCGTCCGCATTGAGAAGATGCCATCTGTGAAAAGCCAGGCGTAA
- the ansA gene encoding Probable L-asparaginase, giving the protein MAERKVVLLTTGGTIASKRNERSGRLNAGALSGEELASLCHLPKEIEVVVESVFQLPSMHLTFSHWLELKRRIEAHFADPSVDGIVVTHGTDALEETAYFLDLTIDDPRTIVVTGSQRAPFDLGSDVYINIRHAIYAACAETLRGAGTVVVFNERIFAAKYVKKEHASNIQGFNAFGFGYLGIIDNDEVHVYQKPIRREHFRLVHPLPPVDIVKCYVEADGKFIKAARESGVAGIVLEGVGRGQVAPKMVDEIIKAVNDGIKVVVTTSAEEGAVYTTYDYVGSAYDLHKKGVILGSDYDAKKARIKLAVALAAGAAVDGLFAY; this is encoded by the coding sequence GTGGCTGAACGGAAAGTTGTGTTGCTGACGACTGGCGGCACGATTGCCAGCAAACGAAATGAGCGCTCCGGCCGCCTGAACGCCGGGGCATTGAGCGGCGAAGAGCTCGCTTCGCTCTGCCATTTGCCGAAGGAAATTGAAGTGGTGGTTGAGAGCGTGTTTCAGCTCCCGAGCATGCATTTGACGTTTTCGCATTGGCTTGAATTGAAAAGGCGGATTGAGGCGCATTTCGCCGATCCGTCTGTGGATGGCATCGTCGTCACCCACGGGACGGACGCGCTCGAGGAAACAGCGTATTTTCTCGATTTGACAATTGACGATCCGCGGACGATCGTCGTCACCGGCTCGCAGCGGGCGCCGTTTGATTTAGGGAGCGATGTGTATATCAACATTCGCCATGCCATTTATGCCGCGTGCGCCGAAACGCTGCGCGGGGCGGGGACGGTCGTCGTATTCAACGAGCGCATTTTTGCTGCGAAATATGTGAAAAAAGAGCATGCTTCCAACATTCAAGGGTTCAACGCATTCGGGTTCGGCTATTTGGGCATTATCGACAACGATGAAGTGCATGTGTACCAAAAGCCGATCCGGCGCGAACATTTCCGGCTCGTGCATCCGCTTCCGCCCGTCGACATTGTGAAATGTTACGTGGAGGCGGACGGCAAGTTTATTAAAGCGGCCCGGGAAAGCGGCGTCGCCGGAATCGTGCTTGAAGGGGTCGGCCGCGGGCAAGTGGCGCCGAAGATGGTAGATGAAATCATCAAGGCCGTCAACGATGGGATCAAAGTCGTCGTGACGACGAGCGCCGAGGAAGGGGCGGTGTATACAACGTACGATTACGTGGGAAGCGCCTATGATTTGCATAAAAAAGGGGTCATTCTCGGCAGCGACTATGACGCGAAAAAAGCGCGCATCAAGCTTGCCGTCGCTCTCGCCGCCGGCGCCGCCGTTGACGGCTTGTTCGCCTATTAG
- the trxB_1 gene encoding Thioredoxin reductase translates to MKEENIIIVGGGPCGLAAAIALQNAGFSPLVIEKGNIVHSIYRFPTHQTFFSTSDRLEIGGVPFITENRKPTRSQALAYYREVVVRKQLRINTFEEVKAIKRQEDGTFLVETSKAPYRARYVVVATGYYDHPNYMNIPGEQLPKVMHYFKEAHPYFNTDCVVIGGKNSSVDAAMELVKAGARVTVLYRGGEYSKSIKPWILPEFDALVKKGVIRMEFHAHVKEITEDAVIYEVNGETKTIKNDFVFAMTGYHPDHRFLTNIGVGVDPDSGRPHYDPETMETNVPGVFIAGVIAAGNDANEIFIENGRFHGDAIAACIARREREAAARKPL, encoded by the coding sequence ATGAAAGAAGAAAACATCATCATCGTCGGCGGCGGACCGTGCGGGCTGGCGGCGGCGATTGCCTTGCAAAACGCCGGGTTTTCGCCGCTTGTAATCGAAAAAGGGAACATCGTCCATTCGATTTACCGGTTTCCGACGCATCAGACGTTTTTCAGCACGAGCGACCGGCTCGAGATCGGCGGGGTGCCGTTTATTACGGAAAACCGGAAGCCGACGAGGAGCCAGGCGCTTGCGTATTACCGTGAAGTCGTTGTCCGCAAACAGCTTCGCATCAATACGTTCGAAGAAGTGAAGGCGATTAAGCGCCAGGAAGACGGGACGTTTCTCGTTGAAACCTCGAAAGCGCCATATCGGGCCCGATACGTGGTCGTGGCCACCGGCTATTACGACCATCCAAACTATATGAACATACCGGGGGAACAATTGCCGAAAGTCATGCATTACTTTAAAGAGGCGCATCCGTATTTCAATACCGACTGTGTTGTCATCGGCGGCAAAAACTCAAGCGTTGACGCGGCGATGGAGCTTGTGAAAGCCGGGGCGCGCGTGACGGTCCTCTACCGCGGCGGGGAATATTCCAAAAGCATTAAACCGTGGATTTTGCCGGAATTTGACGCCCTTGTGAAAAAAGGCGTCATTCGCATGGAGTTTCATGCCCATGTGAAAGAGATCACGGAAGATGCGGTCATTTACGAAGTGAACGGGGAGACGAAAACGATCAAAAATGATTTCGTGTTCGCCATGACCGGCTACCATCCGGACCATCGCTTTTTAACGAACATCGGCGTCGGCGTCGATCCGGACAGCGGCCGGCCGCACTACGACCCGGAAACGATGGAAACGAACGTCCCGGGGGTGTTTATCGCCGGGGTGATTGCCGCCGGCAATGATGCGAACGAAATTTTTATCGAAAACGGCCGTTTCCATGGGGACGCTATCGCCGCCTGCATCGCCCGGCGCGAGCGGGAAGCGGCGGCCCGAAAGCCGCTGTAA